In Anaerolineales bacterium, the following proteins share a genomic window:
- a CDS encoding glycosyltransferase family 4 protein, whose protein sequence is MTKILSVATAGLLANQLKDNVHKQFPRVDYVELQSLLNTKVIDYSEYDATIAGHLFRRIEREIRSDVYLTYISWLKSREYSTVFTWSERAGIPFAGLKRFFPSDLRFVTMFQCWSERQETLLSKLNLFSAMDSIIVHCASMKENLIRLNVPAGKIQVIHFSIDQNFFAPQPYVKQETDLIASVGETRSRNYNSLFQAAAGLPAKIEIAGYGYWYAREKNDSIKSKIPNNVIAAKRLSYDELRNLYARASFVVLPLEDLVYSAGATSTLEAGSMGRAVIAFRSKGITEYIVDGETGILVEPGNVAGLRDAISYLLANPAEAERLGANARRRINERFRLETYVQNIANVLQQPG, encoded by the coding sequence ATGACAAAAATCCTCTCCGTAGCCACTGCCGGTCTCCTGGCAAATCAATTAAAAGACAATGTTCACAAACAGTTTCCTCGAGTAGATTATGTGGAACTGCAAAGCCTGTTGAATACGAAAGTTATAGATTATTCGGAATACGACGCCACTATTGCAGGACATCTGTTTCGGCGCATCGAACGGGAAATACGGTCAGATGTTTACCTGACGTACATTAGCTGGCTCAAAAGCAGAGAGTACTCAACCGTTTTCACATGGTCTGAACGCGCCGGCATACCTTTTGCGGGTTTAAAACGCTTTTTCCCCTCAGACCTTCGATTTGTCACCATGTTTCAATGCTGGTCAGAACGGCAAGAGACCCTGCTCTCGAAACTGAATCTCTTTTCAGCAATGGACTCCATAATTGTTCATTGCGCCAGCATGAAAGAAAACCTGATACGCTTGAACGTGCCCGCCGGCAAAATTCAGGTAATTCATTTCAGCATTGACCAAAATTTCTTCGCCCCACAGCCCTACGTGAAACAGGAAACCGATCTCATAGCCAGCGTTGGTGAAACACGTTCACGAAACTACAATTCGCTGTTTCAGGCAGCCGCGGGTCTGCCGGCAAAGATCGAAATCGCCGGATATGGTTATTGGTACGCTCGAGAAAAAAACGATAGCATCAAGAGCAAAATTCCCAACAATGTTATCGCCGCGAAGCGCTTGTCGTATGATGAGTTGCGCAACCTGTATGCGCGCGCAAGTTTTGTCGTTTTGCCTCTCGAAGACCTTGTTTACTCAGCAGGCGCGACTTCGACGCTGGAAGCGGGAAGCATGGGACGCGCCGTAATTGCGTTCCGATCGAAAGGAATCACCGAGTACATTGTTGATGGCGAAACGGGGATCCTCGTGGAGCCTGGCAATGTTGCAGGATTACGAGACGCGATCTCTTATCTCCTCGCCAATCCAGCAGAGGCTGAAAGGCTGGGCGCTAACGCCCGCCGCCGCATCAACGAGCGCTTTCGGCTTGAAACATACGTGCAAAATATCGCCAATGTTCTCCAGCAACCGGGGTAA
- a CDS encoding glycosyltransferase family A protein, with translation MKKLFCTCIIPTVGRETLVRAVESVLSQSLREGGFEIIIVNDSGKSLPITNWQDVDNIHTLDTNQAERSAARNAGAVCARGEFLHFLDDDDWVTPDAYQYFYNLARSSDAKWLYGMTQLVDRQDHPLIQLRHNLHGNAFLQTMSGEWIPLQASLIARDIFFEVGGFNPLLAGPEDIDLLRRFSLKGELEETPNLVAYVGMGDEGSTTDRVRHPKYSRQAREAILDSPDCFSRMRTCANNSYWHGRMTRVYLTSTLWNIQQKRYFAAISRLAHSVACLANAMTKILDKDFWRAISKPYASATFARGIEESQRGAG, from the coding sequence ATGAAAAAACTATTCTGCACATGCATCATACCCACAGTCGGCAGAGAGACTCTTGTCCGAGCCGTAGAAAGCGTTCTTTCACAATCGCTCAGGGAGGGCGGCTTTGAAATTATCATTGTGAACGATTCAGGGAAGTCGCTACCGATCACGAACTGGCAGGATGTGGACAATATCCACACGCTGGACACAAATCAAGCTGAACGCAGCGCAGCGCGCAACGCTGGCGCCGTATGTGCCAGAGGAGAGTTTCTGCACTTCCTCGACGATGATGATTGGGTGACGCCCGATGCATATCAATATTTCTACAACTTGGCGCGATCCAGTGATGCAAAATGGCTATATGGAATGACCCAGCTTGTCGATCGTCAGGATCATCCTTTGATTCAATTGAGACACAATTTACACGGAAACGCCTTTTTACAAACGATGTCCGGCGAATGGATCCCCCTCCAAGCATCCTTGATCGCCAGGGATATATTTTTTGAAGTGGGTGGATTCAACCCGCTTCTCGCGGGCCCCGAAGATATTGATCTATTAAGACGCTTCTCGCTAAAAGGCGAGTTAGAGGAAACCCCCAACCTTGTCGCCTATGTCGGAATGGGCGACGAGGGGAGCACAACAGACCGTGTTCGGCATCCAAAATACAGCCGTCAAGCCCGGGAAGCTATATTGGACTCGCCGGATTGTTTCAGCCGAATGAGAACCTGCGCGAACAATTCATATTGGCATGGGCGAATGACCAGAGTGTATCTAACATCGACCTTGTGGAATATCCAACAAAAACGGTATTTCGCCGCCATCAGTCGTCTCGCTCATTCCGTTGCCTGTCTAGCAAATGCTATGACAAAGATACTGGACAAAGATTTCTGGAGGGCTATTTCAAAACCTTATGCCAGCGCTACATTTGCAAGAGGGATCGAAGAATCCCAAAGAGGCGCGGGTTGA
- a CDS encoding glycosyltransferase family A protein gives MTSDILFSYVIPTIGRASLEQAIKSVLTQNFPEGKFEVIVVNDSGTALPEAGWQSSPHLKMINTNRCERSVARNTGAAAAKGRFLAFLDDDDWILPDSLTRFWALIQQRTAGMYYGGYRFVDAHGIVLNEYYPDEGGNCFIRFMSGEWQPLQASVFEAEAFRSVGGFLSLKTLRGGDEDVDLTRRISLEHNIAGINELAAVIRIDRNASTTNYSNLQEQSRQSRDLILTAPGAFTRLLCSAQERKGHSAYWHGRLTWIYLSAVAWNVREKKISTALSRLTYFGLSMIFSFKYWLSPKFWQGATSPHKTDGWLSTR, from the coding sequence TTGACATCGGACATTCTTTTCTCTTATGTTATCCCAACCATTGGGCGCGCCAGCCTTGAGCAGGCAATTAAAAGCGTGCTGACTCAAAACTTCCCCGAAGGAAAGTTTGAAGTCATTGTGGTCAATGATTCCGGAACTGCCCTGCCAGAAGCCGGATGGCAATCATCACCACACTTGAAAATGATCAATACGAATCGATGCGAGCGGAGCGTTGCCAGGAATACGGGAGCGGCAGCAGCGAAAGGCAGGTTTTTGGCATTTCTGGACGACGATGATTGGATTCTCCCTGATTCGTTGACGCGCTTCTGGGCGCTGATCCAACAGCGAACGGCGGGCATGTATTACGGCGGCTATCGTTTTGTGGATGCCCATGGAATCGTCTTAAATGAATATTATCCTGATGAAGGAGGCAACTGTTTTATTCGATTTATGTCCGGCGAGTGGCAGCCTCTACAAGCCAGTGTATTCGAAGCGGAAGCCTTCAGGTCGGTTGGAGGGTTTTTATCGCTAAAGACCTTGCGCGGAGGAGACGAGGATGTGGACCTGACTAGGCGCATTTCACTCGAACACAACATCGCGGGCATCAACGAATTAGCAGCGGTCATCCGCATTGACAGGAACGCATCAACTACAAATTACTCGAATCTCCAGGAGCAGAGTCGCCAGTCAAGGGATTTAATCCTGACTGCGCCAGGGGCGTTTACCCGGTTGCTCTGCTCTGCGCAAGAAAGAAAAGGTCATTCTGCATACTGGCACGGAAGATTGACATGGATCTATCTGAGCGCAGTTGCGTGGAATGTTCGGGAAAAGAAAATATCAACCGCTCTTAGCCGGTTAACGTACTTTGGCTTGAGCATGATCTTTTCGTTCAAATACTGGCTATCGCCAAAATTCTGGCAGGGAGCGACCAGCCCACACAAAACCGACGGCTGGCTTTCCACGCGGTAG
- a CDS encoding carboxypeptidase M32, which yields MSEKLNQLKNILGEVSDLNHAASVLGWDQQVNMPPAGGEARGQQLGTLGKIAQEKFIADEVGKLLDDLKQELNGADPASDEAALVRVTQRNYDKAKRVPPSFVVEQAVVTSKAFEAWMEAKGKSDFSIFQPHLEKVLELVHKYISFHPKADHPYDTLLDDFEPGMKTADVKAIFDELRPQQVELIKAIAESKQVKDDFLHKKYNEKKLWDFSEEVVKQFGYDFNRGRQDKAPHPFQTSFSVNDVRITNRFETDNPLATLFSAMHESGHAMYEQGVNADYERTPLEGGTSLAIHESQSRMWENLVGRSLPFWEHFYPKLKKVFPSQLGNVNLKTFYKGINKVEPSLIRVNADEATYNLHIMLRLELEIAMVEGKVNIKDLPEIWNTKMMDYLGVTPPNDAQGVLQDIHWSGGAIGYFSTYALGNLVSAQLWEKINKDIKGLEDQIRKGDFSELLGWLHKNIHQHGQKFEPQTLMQNVTSSKITPAPYVRYLKKKYSEIYGL from the coding sequence ATGTCTGAAAAATTGAATCAATTGAAAAATATCCTCGGCGAAGTCTCTGACTTGAACCACGCCGCGTCTGTGCTGGGCTGGGATCAGCAAGTGAATATGCCTCCCGCAGGCGGCGAGGCGCGCGGACAGCAACTTGGCACGCTGGGCAAGATCGCGCAAGAAAAATTTATCGCCGATGAAGTAGGCAAATTGCTCGACGACTTGAAGCAGGAACTCAACGGCGCCGACCCCGCCTCCGACGAAGCCGCGCTAGTCCGCGTCACGCAGCGGAATTATGACAAGGCGAAGCGCGTGCCGCCTTCGTTCGTGGTGGAACAAGCCGTGGTCACATCCAAAGCCTTCGAGGCGTGGATGGAAGCGAAAGGTAAATCCGATTTTTCCATCTTCCAGCCGCATCTCGAAAAAGTGCTTGAACTGGTACATAAATATATTTCGTTCCATCCGAAGGCAGATCACCCCTACGATACCCTGCTCGACGATTTCGAACCCGGCATGAAGACCGCTGACGTGAAAGCCATCTTCGATGAACTGCGGCCGCAGCAGGTCGAATTGATCAAAGCCATCGCGGAAAGCAAGCAGGTAAAGGACGATTTCCTGCATAAGAAATATAACGAGAAGAAACTTTGGGACTTCAGCGAAGAAGTTGTCAAGCAGTTCGGATACGATTTCAACCGCGGGCGACAAGATAAAGCGCCGCATCCATTCCAGACCTCTTTCAGCGTCAACGATGTGCGCATTACGAACCGCTTTGAGACGGACAATCCGCTTGCTACTTTGTTCAGCGCCATGCACGAATCCGGTCATGCGATGTACGAGCAGGGCGTCAACGCCGATTACGAGCGCACGCCACTCGAAGGCGGCACGTCGCTTGCCATCCACGAATCACAATCGCGCATGTGGGAGAATCTCGTGGGGCGCTCGCTTCCGTTTTGGGAGCATTTCTACCCCAAATTGAAAAAAGTTTTCCCCTCGCAATTGGGAAATGTGAACCTCAAAACGTTCTACAAAGGCATCAACAAGGTGGAACCTTCGCTCATCCGCGTCAACGCTGATGAAGCCACCTACAACCTTCACATCATGCTCCGCCTCGAATTGGAGATCGCCATGGTAGAAGGCAAGGTCAACATCAAAGATCTGCCTGAGATTTGGAACACGAAGATGATGGACTACCTTGGCGTGACCCCGCCCAACGACGCCCAAGGCGTTTTGCAGGATATTCACTGGTCGGGCGGCGCCATCGGTTATTTCTCCACATACGCTTTGGGCAACCTTGTATCCGCCCAGTTGTGGGAGAAGATCAACAAGGATATCAAAGGCTTGGAGGATCAGATCCGCAAAGGCGATTTTAGCGAACTGCTCGGTTGGCTGCACAAGAACATCCACCAGCACGGTCAAAAATTCGAACCGCAGACCCTCATGCAAAACGTGACTAGCTCGAAGATCACCCCCGCTCCCTACGTGCGCTACTTGAAAAAGAAGTACAGTGAGATTTACGGGCTCTAG
- a CDS encoding hydroxyacid dehydrogenase encodes MPNFKILITDGLDESGQSILRASADVDNRKDISADDLLKAIPDYDGLIVRGRTKVTASLMDAASRLKVIGRAGVGVDNIDLDAAKKKNITVVNAPMSTSIAVAELTFGLMLALARELPRADAGMKQGKWLKKELEGVELNGKTLGVIGFGRIGVEVGKRAAAFGMNVIAYDPLISEGDIKQRGAEPVSIQDLYAWSDFISLHLPLNVQTRDMIGKLAFSEMKDGVRIVCAARGGIIDEAELVAALNSGKVAGAALDVFGVEPPGLTEAVSHPRVIATPHIGAQTAEAQSRASEDIATEVLSALQGKSLRWKVN; translated from the coding sequence ATGCCAAATTTCAAAATCCTCATCACCGACGGACTGGACGAAAGCGGACAGTCCATTTTGCGCGCCTCTGCCGACGTGGACAACCGCAAAGATATTTCAGCGGACGACCTCCTCAAGGCGATTCCCGATTATGACGGACTCATCGTTCGCGGTCGGACGAAGGTAACTGCCTCGCTCATGGACGCGGCTTCGCGCCTCAAAGTGATCGGCCGCGCCGGCGTCGGCGTGGACAACATCGACCTCGACGCGGCGAAGAAGAAAAACATCACCGTCGTCAACGCGCCGATGTCCACCTCCATCGCGGTCGCCGAACTCACCTTCGGACTCATGCTCGCATTGGCGCGCGAACTCCCACGCGCAGACGCCGGCATGAAACAAGGTAAATGGCTCAAGAAGGAACTCGAAGGCGTCGAGTTGAACGGCAAGACCCTCGGCGTGATCGGCTTCGGGCGCATCGGCGTGGAAGTGGGCAAGCGCGCCGCCGCGTTCGGCATGAACGTGATCGCCTACGACCCGTTGATCTCCGAAGGCGACATCAAACAGCGCGGCGCGGAGCCGGTTTCGATCCAGGATTTGTACGCCTGGTCTGATTTCATTTCGCTCCATCTTCCGCTCAACGTGCAGACGCGCGACATGATCGGCAAACTCGCCTTCTCCGAAATGAAAGACGGCGTGCGCATCGTGTGCGCGGCGCGTGGCGGCATCATTGACGAAGCCGAGTTGGTCGCCGCGTTGAACAGCGGCAAGGTCGCCGGCGCGGCGTTGGACGTCTTCGGGGTGGAGCCGCCGGGGTTGACTGAAGCAGTTTCCCATCCGCGCGTGATCGCCACTCCCCACATCGGCGCGCAGACCGCCGAAGCGCAGTCTCGCGCCTCGGAAGATATCGCCACCGAGGTGTTGTCTGCGTTGCAGGGCAAATCCCTACGTTGGAAGGTTAACTAA